A region from the Saccharomonospora azurea NA-128 genome encodes:
- the rsrA gene encoding mycothiol system anti-sigma-R factor: protein MTVRDESNGAEHVDCDDALAEIYLLLDKECTPERDAELRRHIEDCPPCLEEYGIDEQIKQLLARKCGGEHAPAELKSRLKASIRNTVAQRSGTTVSETHVVIERTTEPPTA from the coding sequence ATGACGGTCCGCGACGAATCGAACGGCGCCGAGCACGTCGACTGCGACGATGCTCTGGCGGAGATCTACCTGCTGCTCGACAAGGAGTGCACGCCCGAGCGTGACGCCGAGCTACGCAGGCACATCGAGGACTGCCCCCCTTGTCTCGAGGAGTACGGCATCGACGAGCAGATCAAGCAGCTTCTCGCCCGCAAGTGCGGCGGCGAGCACGCGCCTGCCGAGCTCAAGAGCCGGTTGAAGGCGTCGATCCGGAACACGGTCGCCCAACGCTCCGGTACGACGGTGTCCGAGACCCACGTCGTGATCGAACGCACGACGGAGCCGCCGACGGCGTGA
- a CDS encoding alpha/beta hydrolase family protein, translated as MTTRIETPHGLARVSLHSADQGVAGLLLGHGAGGGIDAPDLVAVARAACAADVHVALVEQPYRVAGRRAPAPAKQLDAAWLAVAAELAATTFEELPLVFGGRSSGARVACRTAEAGGADAVLCLAFPEHPPGKPEKSRQHELDAVGVPTLVVQGERDPFGSPRPGPHHEIVTVPGDHSLKADLDAVARAASEWLTRVLRPLVS; from the coding sequence ATGACGACCCGCATCGAGACACCGCACGGCCTCGCCCGCGTGTCGTTGCACTCGGCGGACCAGGGCGTCGCGGGTCTGCTGCTCGGGCATGGGGCGGGCGGTGGCATCGACGCGCCGGACCTGGTGGCCGTGGCGCGGGCGGCTTGTGCCGCCGACGTCCATGTCGCGCTGGTGGAGCAGCCGTATCGGGTGGCGGGCCGGCGCGCGCCCGCACCGGCGAAGCAGCTCGACGCCGCCTGGTTGGCCGTCGCCGCCGAGCTCGCCGCGACGACGTTCGAGGAGCTCCCGCTCGTCTTCGGTGGTCGATCGTCCGGTGCGAGGGTGGCTTGCCGCACGGCGGAAGCCGGCGGAGCCGACGCCGTCCTGTGTCTCGCCTTCCCCGAGCACCCACCGGGCAAGCCCGAGAAGAGCCGCCAGCACGAGCTGGACGCCGTCGGTGTGCCCACACTCGTCGTCCAGGGCGAGCGCGACCCCTTCGGCAGTCCTCGGCCCGGACCGCACCACGAGATCGTGACCGTGCCCGGCGATCACAGTTTGAAAGCGGATCTCGACGCCGTGGCACGGGCCGCCTCGGAGTGGCTCACCCGCGTGCTGCGCCCCCTCGTGTCGTAG
- a CDS encoding SOS response-associated peptidase: MCGRYAATKDPATLMREFDAVDGTEGKAGRADYNVAPTKHVPTVVERHPRDADGTVLEDEPAVRSLRMMRWGLVPFWAKDPSVGNRMINTRAETATEKPAFRKALSRRRCLVPADGWFEWKAVDGGGRKAPKEPYYMTTRDSSSLAFAGLWETWRDPSGDPDALPLITFSIITTDAVGQLADIHHRMPLVLPEARWADWLDPSRTDATDLLTPPDRDWLDELELRPISTKVNNVRNNGPELIERVEPEATDLDAALFELPNPS; encoded by the coding sequence ATGTGTGGCCGTTACGCCGCCACCAAGGACCCCGCCACTCTGATGCGGGAGTTCGACGCGGTGGACGGCACCGAGGGCAAGGCCGGGCGCGCCGACTACAACGTCGCGCCGACCAAACACGTGCCCACGGTCGTCGAACGCCATCCCCGGGACGCCGACGGCACGGTGCTGGAGGACGAGCCCGCCGTGCGCAGCCTGCGGATGATGCGGTGGGGACTCGTGCCGTTCTGGGCCAAGGACCCGTCCGTGGGCAACCGGATGATCAACACTCGGGCGGAGACGGCGACGGAGAAGCCGGCGTTCCGCAAGGCGCTGTCGCGGCGGCGTTGCCTCGTGCCCGCCGACGGCTGGTTCGAGTGGAAGGCGGTCGACGGCGGTGGCCGCAAGGCTCCCAAGGAGCCGTACTACATGACCACGCGCGACTCGTCGTCGCTGGCGTTCGCCGGGTTGTGGGAGACGTGGCGGGACCCGAGTGGGGACCCGGACGCGCTGCCGCTGATCACGTTCTCGATCATCACCACCGACGCGGTGGGGCAGCTCGCCGACATCCACCACCGCATGCCGCTGGTGTTGCCCGAGGCCCGTTGGGCCGACTGGCTCGATCCGTCGCGGACCGACGCCACCGACCTGCTCACCCCGCCCGACCGAGACTGGCTCGACGAGCTCGAGCTGCGGCCCATCTCGACGAAGGTCAACAACGTCCGCAACAACGGCCCGGAGCTGATCGAGCGGGTGGAGCCCGAGGCCACCGACCTCGACGCCGCGCTGTTCGAGCTGCCGAACCCGTCATGA